From a region of the Actinomycetota bacterium genome:
- a CDS encoding NAD(P)-binding domain-containing protein, with the protein MAAGPSTGSTASPCAATAERAKIRLDGPRLVLEGLVGDAHDAPALECERAVAGAVVDEAALAAAVDDGVLARLYAQALCVVAPAYLEDYVAAFDLPVRTGTRVQRVRQEGSRYVVTVGDRELVADNVVVATGTFGGPYTPSFADELDPRIRQLHSSEYKNPSQLQPGPVLVVGASHSGADVAHELGPLHQTVLVGRDTGQMPFDIESPMSRFLWPVLSFVARRLLTIKTPIGRKARSKIRAHGGPLIRYKNAHLEEAGVERAGVRVTGVRDGLPVVDDERILDVANVIWATGFRQDFSWIELPVTGEDGWPREERGVVADAPGLYFVGLAFQYAFGSMLFVGVGQDAAYVAEHLAGRSAATSPAVA; encoded by the coding sequence ATGGCGGCGGGTCCCTCGACGGGCAGTACAGCCTCACCGTGCGCCGCGACCGCTGAGCGCGCGAAGATCCGCCTCGACGGTCCGCGGCTCGTGCTCGAGGGTCTCGTCGGGGATGCGCACGACGCGCCAGCCCTTGAGTGTGAGCGCGCGGTCGCGGGCGCGGTCGTCGACGAAGCGGCGCTCGCGGCCGCCGTCGACGACGGCGTGCTCGCTCGGCTGTACGCGCAGGCGCTGTGCGTCGTGGCGCCCGCCTACCTCGAGGACTACGTCGCCGCTTTCGACCTGCCCGTACGGACCGGCACCCGCGTGCAGCGGGTGCGTCAGGAGGGCAGCCGCTACGTCGTGACGGTCGGCGACCGCGAGCTCGTGGCGGACAACGTGGTCGTCGCGACCGGCACCTTCGGTGGGCCGTACACACCGTCGTTCGCGGACGAGCTCGACCCGCGCATCCGTCAGCTGCACTCGAGCGAGTACAAGAACCCGTCGCAGCTCCAGCCCGGTCCGGTCCTGGTCGTCGGTGCCTCGCACTCCGGCGCCGACGTCGCCCACGAGCTCGGCCCGCTCCACCAGACGGTGCTGGTCGGCCGGGACACCGGGCAGATGCCCTTCGACATCGAGAGCCCGATGTCCCGGTTCCTCTGGCCGGTGCTGTCGTTCGTCGCGCGGCGCCTGCTCACCATCAAGACGCCGATCGGGCGCAAGGCCCGCTCGAAGATCCGAGCTCACGGCGGTCCGCTCATCCGTTACAAGAACGCCCACCTGGAGGAGGCCGGTGTCGAGCGCGCCGGCGTCCGCGTCACGGGCGTGCGCGACGGTCTGCCCGTGGTCGACGACGAACGGATCTTGGACGTCGCGAACGTGATCTGGGCGACCGGCTTCCGGCAGGACTTCAGCTGGATCGAGCTGCCGGTCACCGGCGAGGACGGCTGGCCACGCGAGGAGCGCGGGGTCGTGGCCGACGCCCCCGGCCTGTACTTCGTCGGGCTGGCCTTCCAGTACGCGTTCGGCTCGATGCTGTTCGTCGGGGTCGGGCAGGACGCG
- a CDS encoding peptidase domain-containing ABC transporter — protein MPTYVMLSTLSSEGVQTIKLANRQAERRARMANATIEVANREAAINRVAATFSALSKLIFGLQRIALIWICAWLTLRGEFTAGMLVVFVVYAELFAVRGGSLIDKLVELRLLEMHGARIADIALEPPESHL, from the coding sequence ATGCCCACCTACGTCATGCTGTCCACGCTCAGCTCCGAGGGCGTGCAGACGATCAAGCTCGCCAACCGCCAGGCCGAGCGCCGGGCGCGGATGGCGAACGCCACCATCGAGGTCGCCAACCGCGAGGCGGCGATCAACCGCGTCGCCGCCACCTTTTCCGCGCTGTCGAAGCTGATCTTCGGCCTGCAGCGCATCGCGCTGATCTGGATCTGCGCCTGGCTGACCCTGCGCGGAGAATTCACCGCCGGCATGCTGGTGGTCTTCGTCGTCTACGCCGAATTGTTCGCGGTCCGCGGCGGCAGCCTGATCGACAAGCTGGTCGAGCTGCGGCTGCTGGAGATGCACGGCGCGCGCATCGCCGATATCGCCCTGGAGCCGCCGGAATCGCACCTGG